From one Lentimicrobium sp. L6 genomic stretch:
- a CDS encoding TolC family protein, translating into MKRILSLIIAFMVVSNLSAQKQISLQECFDFAVIHHPVYAQKALKAENSQIEVENYKKDLLPQIILNGRATYQNEVISLPFDIPNMDVPELSKDQYKMTLDVNQVIYRGGIYQKQKNLEELQQILEQLEVDQNLYHIKNEVKNLFVTVVLLDEQNKIIDSYEKRLKAKQKEMQALIEEGAILETSADRILVELIKAKQQKDEIAIKRAALIENLETLTGQELNGVIELSLSQPQIEDQQQSRLEFQYMLETQNKLEYSKNLIDAQKLPKISAFAQGGYGRPGFNYLSDNFSEFWMVGLNFQWKILNWNKHNNQKHIMDLNIQVIESQKQDFERNIEMALNQMRAEIEKWEVVLQSDPEVIRLRTNVAENASHQMNQGVITTSAYIEELQTLSQAEIDRKIHEIQLINSKLDYLNILGKL; encoded by the coding sequence ATGAAACGAATTTTAAGTCTAATTATAGCTTTCATGGTGGTTTCTAACTTGTCTGCCCAAAAACAGATAAGTTTACAAGAATGTTTTGACTTTGCGGTGATTCATCATCCTGTATATGCTCAGAAAGCTTTGAAAGCTGAAAATTCTCAAATTGAAGTCGAGAATTATAAAAAGGATTTGCTTCCTCAGATCATACTCAATGGAAGAGCGACTTATCAGAATGAGGTCATTAGTCTTCCATTCGATATTCCTAATATGGATGTTCCCGAATTGAGTAAAGACCAATATAAAATGACTTTAGACGTAAATCAAGTTATTTATAGAGGCGGAATTTATCAGAAGCAAAAGAATCTAGAAGAATTGCAACAGATTCTAGAACAATTAGAGGTGGACCAGAATCTATATCACATTAAAAATGAGGTAAAAAACCTCTTCGTTACCGTTGTTCTTTTGGATGAGCAGAATAAAATCATCGACTCCTATGAGAAAAGGCTTAAGGCAAAACAGAAGGAAATGCAAGCCTTAATAGAGGAGGGTGCTATTTTAGAAACTTCTGCTGATAGAATACTAGTCGAACTCATTAAAGCCAAGCAACAGAAGGACGAGATTGCCATTAAAAGAGCAGCTTTAATCGAGAATTTAGAAACCTTGACGGGGCAAGAGCTCAATGGTGTGATAGAGTTAAGCTTGAGTCAGCCTCAAATTGAAGATCAGCAACAAAGTCGATTGGAATTCCAATATATGCTAGAAACTCAAAATAAATTAGAGTATTCTAAAAATTTGATTGATGCTCAAAAACTACCCAAAATTTCAGCATTTGCTCAAGGTGGTTATGGTCGCCCTGGATTCAATTATCTTTCTGATAATTTCTCTGAGTTTTGGATGGTGGGATTAAATTTCCAGTGGAAGATACTCAACTGGAATAAGCATAATAATCAGAAACATATAATGGATTTAAATATTCAAGTGATTGAAAGTCAGAAGCAAGATTTTGAGAGAAATATAGAGATGGCGCTAAATCAGATGAGAGCTGAAATTGAGAAATGGGAAGTGGTTTTACAATCCGATCCAGAAGTGATTCGCTTAAGAACCAATGTGGCAGAAAATGCCAGCCATCAGATGAATCAAGGGGTGATTACTACCTCAGCATATATTGAAGAATTACAAACCTTAAGTCAGGCGGAAATCGACAGGAAGATACATGAAATACAATTGATTAATAGTAAATTAGATTATTTGAACATCCTCGGAAAATTATAA
- a CDS encoding HlyD family secretion protein: MKKINYEFDSAFMMILMLSLALLSSCQNNNKKSDAYGNFELDKTFVSAESQGRILWLDIEEGKTLKAEQIIGQIDSMNLHCQKEQLKAQQTMILANLPDIDAQIKVQKQQKENILVNKKRLDQLFAKKAATQKQVDDVQGSLDLINAQLSATEVKKSNVFAQVKAIDSQIATIEYQISKCIITCPVDGKVLTQLSRTGETTAPGKPLFTIAALNDIRLKVYVSGDQLPHLKIGQKVEVLIDNDQTTNTSLVGEITWIAEQAEFTPKTVQTKKERVNLVYALKIKCKNDGSLKAGMPAEVNF; this comes from the coding sequence ATGAAAAAGATAAATTACGAATTTGACAGTGCTTTTATGATGATTTTGATGCTTTCTTTGGCATTACTTTCCTCTTGCCAAAACAATAATAAGAAGTCCGATGCTTATGGCAACTTCGAACTCGATAAAACCTTTGTATCTGCTGAAAGTCAAGGGCGAATATTATGGTTAGATATTGAGGAGGGTAAAACCTTAAAAGCGGAGCAAATTATTGGACAAATCGATAGCATGAATTTGCATTGTCAAAAAGAGCAGTTAAAAGCGCAACAGACTATGATATTGGCCAATCTACCTGATATTGATGCGCAAATAAAAGTGCAAAAACAGCAAAAAGAAAATATTCTAGTCAACAAGAAAAGGCTAGACCAATTGTTCGCTAAAAAAGCAGCAACCCAAAAACAAGTAGACGATGTTCAGGGAAGTCTAGATTTGATAAATGCTCAACTATCAGCTACGGAAGTCAAAAAATCCAATGTGTTTGCACAAGTAAAAGCTATTGATAGTCAGATTGCCACTATTGAATACCAGATTTCTAAATGTATCATCACCTGCCCTGTGGATGGAAAAGTATTGACTCAATTGAGTAGGACTGGAGAAACCACCGCTCCCGGAAAACCCTTATTTACCATTGCTGCACTAAACGATATTCGCTTAAAGGTTTATGTCAGTGGTGATCAGTTACCACATTTAAAGATAGGTCAGAAAGTAGAGGTGCTCATTGATAATGATCAAACTACAAATACTAGTCTCGTTGGTGAAATAACATGGATTGCAGAGCAAGCGGAGTTTACGCCAAAAACCGTTCAAACCAAGAAAGAAAGAGTGAATCTGGTTTATGCCTTGAAGATAAAATGTAAGAACGATGGGAGCTTAAAAGCGGGGATGCCTGCGGAAGTTAATTTCTAG
- a CDS encoding ABC transporter ATP-binding protein, giving the protein MKDTQKQVIVKDLVKKFGNFVANDHLSFEVNSGEIFGFLGANGAGKTTAIKILCGLSAPTSGEVSVAGFDIYKQREQIKKSIGYMSQKFSLYDDLTIAENIRFYGGIYGLSRKQIKSKTADYMDSLSLHEYASSRVVELPLGIKQKLSFMVAILHEPPIVFLDEPTGGVDPLTRRQFWEMIYQEAKNGKTIFVTTHYMDEAEYCHRVSIMVDGKIEALDTPAGLKKEFGVDSVEKVFVKLARG; this is encoded by the coding sequence ATGAAAGACACTCAAAAACAAGTCATAGTAAAAGATTTAGTGAAGAAATTTGGCAACTTCGTGGCCAACGATCATCTTTCTTTTGAAGTAAATAGTGGTGAAATATTCGGTTTCTTAGGTGCAAATGGAGCTGGTAAAACCACTGCAATTAAAATCCTTTGTGGACTTTCGGCTCCTACTTCTGGGGAGGTCTCTGTAGCTGGATTCGATATCTATAAGCAGAGAGAGCAGATAAAGAAAAGTATTGGTTATATGAGCCAGAAATTCTCTTTATATGATGATTTGACCATTGCTGAAAACATTCGTTTTTACGGAGGAATCTATGGATTGAGCCGTAAGCAAATAAAATCGAAAACTGCTGATTATATGGATTCCTTGAGTTTGCATGAGTATGCGAGTTCACGAGTGGTGGAACTACCTTTGGGAATAAAGCAAAAGCTTTCTTTTATGGTGGCCATTTTGCACGAACCGCCTATTGTATTTTTAGATGAACCCACAGGAGGAGTAGACCCTCTAACCCGTCGTCAATTTTGGGAAATGATTTATCAGGAAGCCAAAAACGGAAAAACCATCTTTGTAACAACCCACTATATGGATGAAGCTGAATATTGCCATCGAGTTAGTATTATGGTGGATGGAAAGATAGAAGCATTAGATACTCCAGCTGGATTAAAGAAAGAATTTGGTGTGGATAGCGTGGAAAAAGTATTTGTTAAACTAGCCAGAGGATAG
- a CDS encoding ABC transporter ATP-binding protein, which translates to MKPIISIQQINKSYENIAALKDINLEIGEAELFGFIGPDGAGKSTLFRILASLLLADSGQIELAGLDVEKDYKELRTILGYMPGKFSLYQDLSVEENLNFFAGIFNTTIKENYHLIKDIYEQIEPFKKRKAGDLSGGMKQKLALSCALIHKPTVLLLDEPTTGVDAVSRIEFWDMLDKLKAQGITILVSTPYMDEAARCDRIALIQKGEIMQIDKPENVVDTFRHHLYGVKAKDMYALVKLLRTHPACHSAYLFGECIHLSSSNKINEKELIAFLEKHQMEEIEISTLKAEIEDSFMDLMSDREKTEAS; encoded by the coding sequence TTGAAACCAATCATAAGCATACAACAAATCAATAAGTCCTATGAGAATATAGCGGCTTTGAAGGATATCAATTTGGAAATTGGAGAAGCTGAGTTATTTGGTTTTATCGGACCAGATGGGGCAGGGAAGAGTACATTATTTCGGATTTTGGCGAGTTTGTTATTGGCAGATTCGGGTCAGATTGAATTGGCAGGCTTAGATGTGGAGAAGGACTATAAAGAGCTCAGAACTATATTAGGATATATGCCAGGTAAATTTTCTTTGTATCAGGATTTAAGTGTGGAAGAGAACCTGAATTTCTTTGCTGGAATTTTCAATACCACCATTAAAGAGAATTATCATTTAATAAAAGATATCTACGAGCAAATTGAGCCATTTAAGAAAAGAAAAGCTGGTGATTTATCCGGAGGAATGAAACAGAAACTAGCCCTTTCTTGTGCACTCATTCATAAACCCACTGTATTATTATTAGATGAGCCCACTACTGGTGTTGATGCGGTTTCGAGGATTGAGTTTTGGGATATGTTAGACAAGCTAAAAGCCCAAGGAATCACTATTTTGGTGAGTACACCCTATATGGATGAGGCTGCTCGCTGCGATAGAATAGCATTGATACAAAAAGGGGAGATTATGCAAATTGATAAGCCGGAAAATGTGGTAGATACCTTTAGGCATCATTTGTATGGTGTGAAAGCAAAAGACATGTACGCACTCGTAAAACTCCTTAGAACTCATCCTGCTTGTCATTCCGCCTATCTTTTTGGGGAATGTATTCACTTGTCCTCCTCTAATAAAATAAATGAAAAGGAATTAATAGCATTCTTGGAGAAGCATCAGATGGAAGAGATAGAAATTTCCACTTTGAAAGCCGAGATTGAGGATAGTTTTATGGATTTAATGAGTGATAGAGAAAAAACAGAAGCATCATGA
- a CDS encoding ABC transporter permease: protein MKIFIIKEFLQIFRDTRTMVILFGIPIVQILLFGFALKNDIKNVQISILDQSKDLYTQELTNKLVSSGYFILNSNLKDADEIEGVFKKGKVREVIVFEPQFGENLIKEGRATVQIITDASDPNTANMVYSYTQAIISDYVAEINTRNEQPVMIIPETEMRYNPELESVFLFVPGLITIVLMLVSAMMTSISITREKELGTMEVLLVSPVKPWQIILGKVLPYVFLSFISAILILLMSYFVFHMPFSGSLTLLLSSSLLFIILALALGLFISTVSKTQQVAMLLSMFALLLPTILLSGFIFPIKNMPLALQYFSHLMPPKWFVIVIKNIMIKGNGIEMIWKELLILLGMTIFFIVLSIKKFKIRLE from the coding sequence ATGAAAATATTCATTATAAAAGAGTTTTTGCAGATTTTTCGTGATACCAGAACCATGGTTATTCTATTTGGTATTCCCATTGTTCAAATTTTACTTTTCGGTTTTGCCCTAAAAAATGATATCAAAAATGTACAAATCTCTATTTTAGATCAGAGTAAAGACTTGTATACTCAAGAGTTAACTAACAAACTAGTCTCCTCAGGTTATTTTATCCTCAATAGTAATTTAAAAGATGCAGATGAAATAGAAGGCGTTTTTAAAAAGGGGAAAGTAAGGGAAGTCATTGTCTTTGAGCCTCAATTTGGTGAGAACCTGATTAAAGAAGGTAGAGCCACTGTTCAAATTATTACAGATGCATCCGACCCCAATACAGCCAATATGGTGTATAGTTATACCCAAGCCATCATAAGCGATTATGTTGCAGAAATAAATACCCGAAACGAACAGCCTGTCATGATTATTCCAGAAACCGAGATGCGTTATAACCCTGAATTAGAGTCCGTCTTTTTGTTTGTTCCCGGTCTGATAACCATCGTTTTAATGTTGGTTTCTGCTATGATGACTTCTATTTCCATTACAAGAGAAAAGGAATTGGGAACCATGGAGGTATTATTGGTTTCGCCGGTCAAGCCCTGGCAAATCATCTTAGGAAAAGTCTTACCGTATGTTTTCTTATCCTTTATTAGTGCCATCCTCATTCTTTTGATGAGCTATTTTGTATTCCACATGCCTTTCAGTGGTAGTTTGACGCTATTATTATCCTCTTCATTACTATTTATCATACTGGCTTTAGCATTGGGTTTATTTATTTCTACAGTGTCGAAAACTCAACAAGTAGCCATGTTGTTGAGTATGTTTGCTCTATTGCTTCCTACGATTTTGCTGAGTGGTTTTATTTTTCCCATTAAAAATATGCCTTTGGCACTTCAATATTTTAGTCATTTAATGCCGCCGAAATGGTTTGTTATCGTCATTAAAAATATAATGATTAAGGGAAATGGGATAGAAATGATATGGAAAGAATTACTCATTCTACTTGGTATGACCATATTCTTCATAGTCCTAAGTATCAAGAAATTTAAGATCCGACTGGAGTAA